The genomic segment ATGCACGCCTTGTTCTATTCAATGCTCGtaatgggtgtttttttttttaaattcaaatgaaCACACTGTTAAATAGTGACCTTTGTTTTGACTGCAGCTTGATAGACTGAGCCATTAAAAATAGGGGACAAAGACGAAACAGTTGTGAGTTTTTTAATTCCAAATTGGAATGATTATAAAGTTTCAGAATTTGGAGCTCAACTAAATGTTGCTgatgaagtttaaaaaaaaatgcatgctttgaaatattattatttttaactaataatttttgtaaaatatacattttttttgggtcagaTTTTTTCGCTTGCACGATAATGGTGATTTGGCGATTGAAAATATTGGACAATGAATGTGGAGGTTTTTCAAAATCTAAAAAACAGTCAAATGGATGATGGCATGTATCATAATGAACCCAACAAGTTGATGCGTTTGCATGTGCCCCCATGATgcatgatcatttttttttaatcatttaaaagTCACAGATGGTTTTGGAAGCAGAAATTTCATTTCtgtcaaaatacttttttttctttttttcttgctttggaTTAGCCCTTACTTTGCACTAGTAGTCATGTGCAGGTAATATGTACATGTGCAGTATGTGTAAAATTGTAAATAGCTTCAAGAGCGGGTCAGCTGGAGATAGCCAAAGGGAAGGAGCTCTGCTGAACAGATTGTTGCTCGGGGCAACACCCAAACTGTCCCACTCTGGCAGTCACAGTGTCCATCAATAGAAGTAGAATTAATAGATTGGCCAGTCATCACTCGCCATGTGAGCGCTCACCATACGGGAGCGCTTTATTTGGGAGTTTTAAATACAGCTATGACCCGGGCGGTGCCAGCGTTCAGTTACATCTTATTTGGGGACTTTCGAAAGCCACCAGGCTGATCCTGAagcttgttgtttgttttgcggGGGTGGGTTGGAGTCTGCTAGTCTGTGAACTCTTCTTTCGAAGGTAAGATGCTTGCATGTTTCTATCAAAGTGTTGCGTCACATTATGGCTCCTCTGAATTCTGAGTCAGCTGGAAATCTTTTCGAGCCCCACCTTGCTGAAATCTCATCAAATGTGTCATAAGTTAATGTCAGGCGGGgtaatctcacacacacacctcttttTAGTCACGATTCAGTGTAATCATTTCGTCTTTGGTTCATGTCTTGTCAGTTTTCCACAGTGCAACTGTAAGTAATGTGTGTCATTCACTGCTAGATGCTCATGTACACTGTAAAACCGGGTCAGTGCGGTCACggaattgtaaatgacaagcttGTGTGGCGTCTTTTTATAGCAAAGGAAGTGTTGGTATCTGTTCGCAGGAAATGTGCAATTAGGATGTTGATTAAGTGCAGTTTGGAATCCCAAAAATAAGTGGGACAAACATCCTGGTGAGTTGTGCGGTTTTTTGTTGTGACGAAATGCCTTTTAGTTTGTGGGCTAGcaattggcattttttttttttggggggggaaatgcTTTCTTTTACCACCAGCCTGTAATTTGTCCTTATTTTTCACTCAGCCTTTCTCAAGCATCTGTACCTTTATGCTGCAACCTTTGTTAAGTCGTTTTATGTTACATAGTATCATGATAAAAACTTCCATGATACTTGCGGGATGATTGTTTACAACCATCCTATCTTATCAAATATCTGAATACCACATCTCATAAATACTTCATTTGCAGCGTGAGACATTCTTTCCACATGGAAAATCATATGTTTTGGAAAAACATTGTCCATAGACTTGCGCAGACGTGCCTCTGCGTCATACGCCTTTGACGGCGGTTCCTTTGGTGTCGAAAATGACAGCAGAAACCTTTGAGGAGCGTTTATCTTCTCTTCGTCCTCGTCGTCTGTTGATTTACGGCAGAGATGAAGGTTGTGAGATTAATGACGGCGCGAGTCGTTTTTGTAATGGAGGCAATGGAGGAGTAGGACAAGACGCTGTTTGCCTGAACCATTAGCGCCATCTATTAGACAAGCGAGTGGCTGTCAATCCCCTTAATTGATCGCCTTGATTGGAAAATGAGTACGTTCTCCGTTTGCAGAAGCAGGAATGGGAAGTTGGACCATGTGGTTGAATTGTACCAAATCAGGAAGTGAATATGCAACAATTAAATGTGACTAGGGAGTATTTTCTGAGCCCTCTTCTTGTCTGTCTTTACCTCAGAGTGTCTGCTCACTTGAGCGGCAGCAACATGGAACTGAACCGCGCACTGGAGAGTTCCGCCGCAGCCCCTCGAGACCTGGGCAGCAGCGCCGGCCTGCCGACTGCCTCCACCGACAGTCTGACTGCTGACTCGGGTGAGTTGCTTTAATCGAATGCCCCTATTCCGCTCTGTAGTACTGATTACTATTGGCCGAGGCCGATACTCTTATTTTACTACCTAGTGATGAGCTGATAGCCCGCGGGTGATAAAACACTACTGGCCACTCATTGTCTCACACACTCTCACTCTCTGTGTGCACTTGAACACCCAAGATTCACCGGCCAGACCCCCGCAAACTTTTTTTGAACGGGATTTGCGTGAAAGGGGCTATTGTAAAATTTGAGGACACAAACACTAATGTTAGCTAATCCCGTTTCTCCTCACATTAGCATTCCTTTTCACTTTGccgcagtgttttttttgtggccATTTGATGGTTCCTCTCTGATTAAATTTATAAAGAAGTAAAAACAGATTAGTGGCAGTTTCCCCGCTGTACTATTTTAAAGTCAAAATCTTAAAGCCCCAACTTGAGTGGAGTAGAGCCAGCCAGTGGTAAAAAGCTATTGAACTGAAATGACAGGGTCATCTCTGCTTTTGCGGTTAGAAAAAGTGGACTGTCTGGATTTGTAATGAGGAACAAGAAAGTCACACATTTATACGTGTGATGTGAAAGTGGAAGTATCTGCAGTTTATTTTTAGGCTTGAGTGAAAATATGCATATTTATAATTGAACAATTGTTGTGTGCTCCTCTTTTGGAActtgagacattttttttaaccattgtaTGCTTTGTGCCCCAGATGGGTTGACAATGTATACAGCTAATGGTGCGATTGGAaaagtgttgctgctgtgttggaCTATTCTAATGCACTTTGTTCAGAGTAAAACTCCACACAAACAAGTAGAGGAACTTCCAAGGTTTTATTGCGGCTGTCTGTCGTCTTATCGCTTCCCCTTTCACACTTTGTTGTGACTGAGACAAACCACCAGAAACCATTTTTTAGGACTTTGCCAAAGACCTCAGACAGGGAACAAGCAGTATGTCGCTTATGTTTTTGGGATGAAAAAGTTCTCTTGCAATTGCGGCGACTTCCTGACTTCCAGTTTGTTTAGAGATAATTATGGAGTCAGATAAAGAGAGGGAAAAAGGGATTGGCTACATCCTCCTTGCAGTTAGTTATTGGAGGCGGCACCACACAATTATGTCAGTATCTTGACTCCTCCGCTGCTAAAAGTCACCAAGTAGTCTCGCTTTGCGAATGTCTCAAGTGTGGATGGAAGACGGAGTTTGGAATTTTAGTATGAGTCCTGGATTGTGGAAGATTCCGGCTGTGTTACAGAAAAGAGGTAAGGAGATCTGAACTGAGATTAGTCGAAAGGAAAACGAACTCTGTCGAAAGAGGATGTTGAATTCTACACACGCTTGACCGAAGCCGTAATCTCTCCTCAGGTTCTCGTGATGGATCACGGCTGTCCTGCTCCTCTCCGTTCCTGAGAAGTCCTGTCGCATCAGCACCGGGTTCTCCTCGCCCTCCAACTTTTAGCACCACGGCCAACCAGCCGCCTCCACTGCCGGAGAAGAAGATGGTCAACCGCACCGTGTCAGCCCCCGACAGCGCCACTTCCAAAGCCTTTGTCCGGGCCTATCCACGCTTACCTTTCACCGGGTCTGAAAACAACGTGTGCAGACCCAATGACTCCAGCTGTCGGGCCAGTTTACCATCTAGTCCAGTAGATCCGAGACCCGTTTTCTCTTCAAATGAGTATCTGGAGCGCTGTCTCGCTCCACTTGGCCGACCCTCCAGATCCCGAACTTTGGACGAGCCTTTTAAGAATCACGGTCGTTTAGGTGTCCATTCCCGAGGTAGCATCACCTGCTCCTCCTCCCCCCAGCTAAGCGCCCCCTTTCCGGTCTCCGAGGCGGGGGCGACACACAACCTGGGCTCCAGTTTGCAGCTGCAGACCCTCCTGAGTAACATCGACAGCCGGGAGGGCGTGTACTCCAAGCTGGGCGGCCTGTACGCCGAGTCCCTGCGCCGCTTGGCTCTCAAGTGCGAGGAGCACTTCACAGGCTCGCAGAGAAACCGGCTGAGGTTCGAGGAGAGCAACTGGTCGTTGTTCAGGCTCACGTCCAACAAGCCCAGCTGCAACGCGGGTGACGCTGTCTACTATTCGGCTGCCTGTGCTTCCGACCCCAGCAACTCTTACGCCGTGAAGGTAACACAAATATTAAATTTTGTCATCAAGGCAGTTTAGGTGACCCTTTGCTTAGCTGCAGATTTACAAGTTAAGAATGGTCATCAGATTAAAATCAGGCGCCGGTTTTATTTGTTCTGGGACGTCAGAGGGGTTGGTCCCACAAGGGCACACAACATGGCTCCAAAGTAAACTCAACTTGAGGAGGGGTGTGTACTCGGTCGTAAGTGGCTCTTTGTACAGAATTTGAAGCTCACTCATTCATCTTGCGGTGGAATTTACAATCAGATATATCCCGAATAACCTCAAACCATTGTCCATCTCTCCACTCACTACCACTCTCTAATTAGACATTTAAGGGTGGTGCCAACCATACCTCCAGTATGTTGTACTCACTTTTGGACAGTTTGTGGTGAGCCTTTGGAATGTTTTTTAGGatccagaattctgagaattccTCCTGCCTTGCATGTGTCTCACATGAAGGCATTGACCTTGAAACTGCTAATAGAAATTCCTTTCTTGTGTCTTGGCTCCCCACCCTTTTGGACatctcccctcccctctcccaTTCCTTTTGCCCtcttccttttttctttcctcccccTCCTGCCTCATCAGATCTGCAAGAGTCCGTCTGCGGAGGTCAAGCAGGGTCACCTGTACGGCCTGTCGGTGCAGCAAAGTATGCCCCCGCACTTTAACCTCCAGCAGGACTGTGGCCACTTCCTGGCATGCGTACCCCAGAGCATGCTGCCCACCGACCAGGCATTGGCATCAGCGTCGCCCGCGTCCTCACCCAAGCCGCGCGGGCAGCAGGCGGAGTGCGAGCAGGTGGTGGTCATCACGCCCGAGATCCCCCGGCAGACGGCGGCCGACTTTGCTCGCGACTTTGAGGCCTTCCACAAAAGCCAGCCGGAGGTTTACGAGCGGCGCGTCTGTTTCCTGCTGCTCCAGCTGTGCCACGGCCTGGAGCACCTGAAGGAACACGGCGTGACGCACCGCCACCTGTGCCTGGAGAACCTCCTCCTGGTTCCTCACCCTCCAACCCCGTCACCGTCTCCTCAGCAGACAGAGACGAGCGGCGCTTTCAGTCAGCGTCACCTCCCTCGCCTCCTCATCAGTAACTTCGCCAAAGCCAAACGTCGCTCTGTCGAGGACTCGGTGTCCGCCAGCGTGGACCCCCGTGTCAAGCGGGACCACGCTCGCCTGGCTCCCGAGATCGTGTCCGCTGCCCAGTACCGCAAATTTGACGAGTTCCAGACTGGTATCCTGATCTACGAGCTGCTCCACCAGCCCAACCCCTTTGAGGTGAGTCCTGAAGAAACATGACTACCActggcagtattttttttttctattttagttttttattttgttttctaaaatgtacaCGTTTCAAGAAATACTAGATAGTGTACTATCTTGAAAATATACATTGTTTTCTTTAAAAATGATCACTCTCACAAACATCCaaagcctttttttaaaaatatatacatacacccCTTATTTTGCAAATACCtgtactttatttttttcaagttttcCCCCAGAAAAATAAGCATTTGTACTTAAAAGTAGATGCCTTTTTTCTTGAAAAATTGCCCCTTTAATTTCTTCACATTAAACTTTCCAATGATACAATTTTGATTTTAATCTCGTAGTGTCAGTGTAAATATTTCTTTGGTTGCCCCTTGTAGGTGAGTCCGGCCCTGAAGGAGCAGGACTACCGCTGCGAGGACTTGCCGGCCATCCCGGCCGTGTCACTGTACTCCGCCGGCCTCCAGAGGCTGGCTCGGCTTCTGCTCCAACCAGACCCCATCAAGCGCATCCACATCCAGGACGCTAAGCGTGTCCTGCAAAGCCTCCTCTGGGGGCCCAGGAAGGACCTGATGGACCAGCAGTGGGAGAGGCACGGCCCGGGCGGCAGTGGCCCGGGGCCAGACGGCGCCCGGCATGAGGGCCTCCTCAATTGGCTGGATGTGAAGCGGGCGCTGCTCATGATGAAGTTCGCCGAGCGGTCACTAGAACCCGAGCGCAATGCCGAGTTGGAGGACTGGCTGTGCTGCCAGTACTTCTCCTCAGCGCATCCTTTGGCACTTTGTCACACCGCCGAGCTGCTCTACACGCTCAAGTGACAGAGCGCAGGTGTTGCGTGAACCTGACTGATGATGTCATACACTggttggacaaaagtattgagacACAGGGCCACAAAATGTGGAGTCCCCCAAAGTTCTGTCCTTGGGTCCCCGCTTGTGTTTATTCactgtttttgtttatatttgttaGGAGGGCGGCGGGAGGGGGCGTTTGTCTCTAAGTGTGTCAAATGTCCAAATTGTGTGGTGCTTTTCTActtcttcgaaaggagacactgTGAACGCAACACCCTTTTTTGTGTTACCGACCGTCCGTTTGGGAACTTTTATCCTGCCACTCTTTCAAACTCGTGATTAAAATTCCTAAGAAGCATTAGGGCCAAGCAATAAAACGAAAAGAAAATAACACTTCCATAGCGATGTTGGAATCTTATGATCACGTAAATTTGTTGTACACACTAATTTGCAGGGGATAGGTACAGAGACCTGCTGCAAATAATTGACCACCCTGCAAAAATATTTAATCTTCTGTACAGATACCACAGGATGGTGGCAAAGCActgcttttcttcttttctgctTTTCTATGATCTGACTAAATTGAAAATCTACGAGTTGCGTGTAGAATTATgcagtgtgtttttctttttttttttttcttttcagcatgGCCCTAAGACTTCTTGGAATGAAATCTAATAGGTATTGTCATATTCGTAATGTTCGAAGCTGTGTATTCTGTGCTGTATTTCAAGTATTACTTGGTGCATTCTTTTTGAGGACTGCTGTGTCATCTAGAAAATGTAACCTTATCTGTTTGGATGGATTGCATCCTTATGTTTTGTTTGATCTGCTGTACTGTCCGGACGACATCTTGTGCAACACCTGGCTCACTTGTTCTTAttgtgttgacgctgtgccttgagTTCCttgcttgtgtgtttgtgcgtgtgaagCCAATGTGTAAATAAGGCAGTTTTTTTGTGAAACTGGATTTTCACAAACCCATTTGCTTTTGTACAGTTGATTGTGAAAGAACCCAAGCAGGTCTTAATAAAGCCATGGGAATGagcagcagttaaaagtaatatTTATGATGTCATTTGTTTTAATCACTGGAAGTTTTTATTCATGGCAGCCTTGTTTTGTTGCCAAGGAATAAACATTTGATTCCTAATATTCCTAATAAAGTGCTTGATGAGAGATTAGATAACAGGATTGCATGTACAGTATGTGGTTTAAAACATGTTTAAAAACATCTTTTGACTGCTGAATACGTATGTGTCTACCAATAAACTGCCTTTATTTTCTCACTTCAAATCTTTGTTGCTCGAATAATGTTTTTGCAGCAAAAAAAACCCACCTTAACAtatattatgtatttattttattgcaatatttACATTAGCTAATTTTAGAAACTGGTTTTTGATTGGATGGTGAAAATCATTTAAGGCTGGCAGCCAATAACTACTGTCCTTTTTGGGTTGTTACGTAGCTACGTATATAATAGCCAATAGTAGTCCTCCGTACTAAGGTCTCAGGTCTGCACCTGACAGATAAAACGCTATCCGGACATTTGCTTTATAATTAGTGTCAATTCCTTATGAGCTAGCTAAAATGGCACCAAGGGGCTCAAGAAACGCATCTAAAGAGAAGCACCAGGAGGAATTAAGCAGGGTATTCCGAGGACGCAAAATTACTCTATTCATTCAGCAAGTTGAGAAAGAAGGTTAGACAACACGTAGTCGGGCTGTCTTTGCGATATCTTACTGTTATCCAACTTTGACACGCAGCGCAAGAACGAATGATGGAACTGGAGAGCAGACTCGACAACACACTAGCAAATATCGACAAAGTATTCAAAGTGGAGCTCATGAAGTTGCCGCCTTCTATTCGGAACATGCGTTTTGTGGATTTGACTGGTGAGTCAGGTTCTCTTTTTCCAATACCCACCTTATAAATCCTTTCGACAGTATGCTTCAGCTAATACACTGAATTAATTGTGTTTGTGTCCTTATGTATATGTAGAAAAGTATCCTCTTTGTACAGTTTATAAATAGCTATTGTCTTTAATATGTTGGAGTAATACGTCTCAACTGCAATTGGTCAAATCCAACATGGCGCCAACAACTATTAATTCAGCGGTTAGGGCGCCATCTATGTAAGGCTGTCGTTATGCTTGATTTGTTCCCTTTTTGTAGAAGAATTGTCAGCCAGCGAGGTGTCCTTAGCTATCCAGGTGAGCTGCCATGCAATTCTGCTGCCATTGGCAAGTATGTAAAAGTAATACTAAGTCTCTCATGTGGTGTGATTTGCAGCAGCAGGAGTCCCCAGAGATGAAACAACGGACCCTCGAGAGGGTGCCTAGCACCAAaggtaatgttttgtttttttggaccTGGACTTgtatataaaatttaaaaaatgtcattttgcctTTTCAAGGAAAATCAACACCGCTTCAAGACAGTTTGACTCCAAAGAACTCTGGCAGGACACTCAAggtacacaataataatgattataataataatacattttatttgtaatgTACTTTACATTCCACAGAAGCAACTGTATGCTTGCCGTAGCATGTACAGTGACACTGATTGtgcctttttgtatttttgtggTTTCAGGTGGCAAAAGAAGCAAGGGTCCGTAACCTTACAGCCAGCGGTATGAGTACAGGAAACCTGAGGTACATCTCACAGCATTTCTATACACTGTCGGGATCACTCCTATTTAAACTCTCTCTTCATATCTCCACAGGACTTTGTCTTCCATCAAAGGAGGACCCTTGACAAAGTCCAGCGACAGACTGACCCGAAGAAAACTGAGGTATTCCGAAGGTTTGTTTGGATGTTGCACAGCAGGGCCATTAATAGATGTTATTTACTTTTGGATAATGCacattgcatgtttttttttttgttttttaattgcaacTGACCCACCTCCTCATAATATTGAACTCGACCCGGAAGTTCTTCTCAGTATTCATAAATATACATCAAGGTGCAAGGATCAGGCAGGGAGGAGCTTCTACCAGCTAGCTTAAATCGAGAGACATCTGATTTATCTTCTGCAAAAATCCTGTAGCTGAAGCTCTCCTTTGTTCTGCCTGTCTAGGTCCGTGGTCTCTACGGGAGAGTTGGACTGCGCAGTGGCTGGATCTGCAGCGCACGTCACAGTAACCACAGGACGTGGACAGGTACTGACCACCGGGGGGGCGTCTAGCAGTAATTTGGGGGATGTCAAAATAGTTTGCAATAAAATTTGAGAGTGAATATCTACTCTAAACTTAAATCATGGAAACAACATGAGTGGTGGTTAAGCAATGTAAATGCCCAAATACAGTCAGCTAGCTAATACAACTAGTTACTGGAAAGGAATTTATGCCCTAAACATTTGACAAGTCGTGGATGACAACACAAGTCACGAATCCACCTTCTGTG from the Syngnathus scovelli strain Florida chromosome 13, RoL_Ssco_1.2, whole genome shotgun sequence genome contains:
- the cdca9 gene encoding borealin-2 isoform X3; amino-acid sequence: MAPRGSRNASKEKHQEELSRVFRGRKITLFIQQVEKEAQERMMELESRLDNTLANIDKVFKVELMKLPPSIRNMRFVDLTEELSASEVSLAIQQQESPEMKQRTLERVPSTKGKSTPLQDSLTPKNSGRTLKVAKEARVRNLTASGMSTGNLRTLSSIKGGPLTKSSDRLTRRKLRSVVSTGELDCAVAGSAAHVTVTTGRGQCPFRKRPRTKSTLTCWTKWRCVECRSFRN
- the cdca9 gene encoding borealin-2 isoform X1, yielding MAPRGSRNASKEKHQEELSRVFRGRKITLFIQQVEKEAQERMMELESRLDNTLANIDKVFKVELMKLPPSIRNMRFVDLTEELSASEVSLAIQQQESPEMKQRTLERVPSTKGKSTPLQDSLTPKNSGRTLKVAKEARVRNLTASGMSTGNLRTLSSIKGGPLTKSSDRLTRRKLRSVVSTGELDCAVAGSAAHVTVTTGRGQTVSFSEATKDEINFDLLDEVALRRMQELSKLIEYVSGRGRCHR
- the cdca9 gene encoding borealin-2 isoform X2; the protein is MAPRGSRNASKEKHQEELSRVFRGRKITLFIQQVEKEAQERMMELESRLDNTLANIDKVFKVELMKLPPSIRNMRFVDLTELSASEVSLAIQQQESPEMKQRTLERVPSTKGKSTPLQDSLTPKNSGRTLKVAKEARVRNLTASGMSTGNLRTLSSIKGGPLTKSSDRLTRRKLRSVVSTGELDCAVAGSAAHVTVTTGRGQTVSFSEATKDEINFDLLDEVALRRMQELSKLIEYVSGRGRCHR
- the LOC125979345 gene encoding inactive tyrosine-protein kinase PRAG1; translation: MSVCSDFAEHVWKPGSCKNCFHQLSAHKTTGRPAGAAPAATCPKSGGDDDNAVTASSPYSKPTIAVKPTMMSLDTADTMADVNMNIEQKNTKSPVERLGLKKILDLSSLYIDSKNCSKGLRDSTLQSPDTKADFCFSSLSKDSIIISNMLVTQDEVKCPQSVNEETRRQQNSTTSPRTKSTSNLSSAIQRAHFLQENSADIGPTSPTKSYSNGIRYSSTAVLTAKTSSTFASSLTTALSLDTLNNSQPSIHYPPVMSKQNSPLDSSSSSFGSSTDSLPVTEASVGSPQANSTPSSPNGPDSEPIYAESTKKKRRPQGKGGQTQLGSPDQAYNSELTEEGQRATISMMATHTENNRTFYLSSPDSAVSIKCRFSPTAQKDPSSTAFRWPSPSRSAPSSVTESSLSPSLQPRPQSSPPIPPKRTTRSPKLGTSSLSPSISSPVPLPDLPKLGTSSLSPSLSSPVPLPELSMLFLVSAKEGHFKVQPENHSLAATERWHKQHHHNSAWNCRIDEEEEEEERERKEAEKKTLTTNPRTTSRVTGPLNGAAVWKESRVCSKAPNSPPPMTEPGTVPPPLPNNGVCQGYSEGVVAKEEAKQRSRSMPAKQHESSTEHLAEGRHGSTTHETNQAPPPPPPKKQHRVSAHLSGSNMELNRALESSAAAPRDLGSSAGLPTASTDSLTADSGSRDGSRLSCSSPFLRSPVASAPGSPRPPTFSTTANQPPPLPEKKMVNRTVSAPDSATSKAFVRAYPRLPFTGSENNVCRPNDSSCRASLPSSPVDPRPVFSSNEYLERCLAPLGRPSRSRTLDEPFKNHGRLGVHSRGSITCSSSPQLSAPFPVSEAGATHNLGSSLQLQTLLSNIDSREGVYSKLGGLYAESLRRLALKCEEHFTGSQRNRLRFEESNWSLFRLTSNKPSCNAGDAVYYSAACASDPSNSYAVKICKSPSAEVKQGHLYGLSVQQSMPPHFNLQQDCGHFLACVPQSMLPTDQALASASPASSPKPRGQQAECEQVVVITPEIPRQTAADFARDFEAFHKSQPEVYERRVCFLLLQLCHGLEHLKEHGVTHRHLCLENLLLVPHPPTPSPSPQQTETSGAFSQRHLPRLLISNFAKAKRRSVEDSVSASVDPRVKRDHARLAPEIVSAAQYRKFDEFQTGILIYELLHQPNPFEVSPALKEQDYRCEDLPAIPAVSLYSAGLQRLARLLLQPDPIKRIHIQDAKRVLQSLLWGPRKDLMDQQWERHGPGGSGPGPDGARHEGLLNWLDVKRALLMMKFAERSLEPERNAELEDWLCCQYFSSAHPLALCHTAELLYTLK